The following are encoded together in the Acidobacteriota bacterium genome:
- a CDS encoding mechanosensitive ion channel family protein has translation MTSPVLRRVSLLASGALLAAAWFAFAQPAADQSLSSPRETMRAFLEAFATDDGRPDLETAAGCLDLGDLPFPVRARQGRNLASELKHVIDRLEFVDLAGIPVDGDLDRWVFNDDLSAPIVLAPDENGNWLFTRETVAAIPTLYQDLRDRSVVEGVEEAPVTAATWLRDRVPSYLRTGGFVLHPWQWLALPILVLIGLLIDRIVVWIAYGLLSGPLNRRYESLDLQGARRILRPTGLLVMAGVWWLGLQWLGLPPRVHAWLDVVVLVLFLLALGRVAFAQIDLLGTALRARAARAENRFQDQLVPFVTKTLKVAVAILGLVFLLAQQGRDVTALLAGLGLSGLAVALAAQDLLKNLFGSVTVLLDRPFRIGDWVKVGDVEGVVEEIGFRSTRVRTFYASLITLPNARLIDASVDNYGARPFRRWSTRISITYDTPPETVDAFCEGLRQIVRANESMRQDAFEIHLNEFGADGLEIMLYVFFLAPDWSTELRLRHDLALDILRLADRLGVRIAFPTRTIQLEAPTDDSCD, from the coding sequence ATGACCTCTCCCGTCCTGCGAAGAGTCAGTCTTCTCGCCAGTGGCGCGCTCCTCGCCGCGGCCTGGTTCGCCTTTGCCCAGCCGGCGGCTGACCAGTCGTTGTCGAGTCCACGGGAAACGATGCGCGCCTTCCTCGAGGCCTTCGCGACCGACGATGGTCGTCCGGATCTGGAGACCGCGGCCGGCTGCCTCGATCTGGGGGATCTCCCGTTCCCGGTGCGGGCGCGGCAGGGAAGGAACCTGGCCAGCGAACTGAAGCACGTGATCGACCGGCTCGAGTTCGTGGACCTCGCTGGCATACCCGTTGACGGCGATCTGGACCGGTGGGTGTTCAACGACGACCTGTCCGCACCGATCGTGCTGGCGCCGGACGAGAACGGGAACTGGCTGTTCACGCGCGAGACGGTGGCAGCCATCCCGACGCTGTACCAGGATCTGCGGGACCGATCGGTGGTCGAAGGGGTCGAGGAAGCGCCGGTAACGGCGGCGACCTGGCTCCGGGATCGTGTTCCGTCCTATCTGCGGACCGGAGGCTTCGTCCTCCACCCGTGGCAGTGGCTGGCGCTGCCGATCCTCGTCCTGATCGGCTTGCTGATCGACCGTATCGTCGTCTGGATCGCCTACGGTCTGTTGTCCGGACCGCTGAACAGACGCTACGAGTCCCTCGATCTCCAGGGTGCGCGCCGTATCCTGCGCCCGACCGGACTGCTGGTCATGGCCGGAGTGTGGTGGCTTGGACTCCAGTGGCTCGGCCTGCCGCCCCGCGTCCATGCCTGGCTGGACGTGGTCGTTCTCGTGCTGTTTCTGCTGGCGCTCGGCCGCGTGGCATTCGCCCAGATCGATCTGCTCGGAACGGCGCTTCGAGCGCGCGCCGCCAGGGCCGAGAACCGGTTCCAGGACCAGTTGGTCCCGTTCGTCACGAAGACGCTGAAGGTGGCGGTCGCCATCCTCGGCCTCGTCTTCCTGCTCGCCCAGCAGGGGCGGGACGTGACGGCGCTGCTCGCCGGCCTGGGATTGAGTGGCCTCGCGGTGGCCCTCGCGGCGCAGGATCTGCTCAAGAACCTGTTCGGTTCGGTCACCGTCCTGCTCGACCGGCCGTTTCGCATCGGCGACTGGGTCAAGGTCGGTGACGTCGAAGGTGTGGTCGAGGAGATCGGCTTCCGCAGCACCCGCGTCCGGACGTTCTACGCCTCACTGATCACCCTCCCCAACGCCAGGTTGATCGACGCCTCGGTCGACAACTACGGCGCGCGGCCGTTTCGCCGGTGGAGCACTCGCATCAGCATCACGTACGACACACCGCCGGAGACCGTCGACGCCTTCTGCGAGGGGCTCAGGCAGATCGTCCGCGCCAACGAGTCGATGCGGCAGGACGCCTTCGAGATTCACCTGAACGAGTTCGGCGCCGACGGCCTGGAGATCATGCTCTACGTCTTCTTCCTGGCCCCGGACTGGAGTACGGAGTTGCGGCTCCGTCACGATCTGGCCCTGGACATTCTTCGACTCGCTGACCGGCTCGGGGTGCGCATCGCCTTCCCCACGCGGACGATTCAGTTGGAGGCTCCGACGGACGATTCGTGCGACTGA
- the lspA gene encoding signal peptidase II, producing MRARFLVVSALILALDQWTKLWIEGALEPHERVEVVPGFFDLVHVQNTGIAFGLFPAGRELGGTLVLTALGFAALAIVSIYFRRTSEREPLLLLSLSLVLGGAVGNLVDRILLRAVTDFLDVYVGTHHWPAFNVADSGVTVGIVLMLVHSFVPSLGNRTTKARAGRSDLVGAGTSK from the coding sequence ATGCGAGCTAGGTTTCTCGTTGTTTCCGCTCTGATTCTGGCGCTGGATCAGTGGACCAAGCTCTGGATCGAAGGCGCCCTGGAGCCGCACGAGCGAGTGGAAGTCGTGCCGGGTTTCTTCGATCTGGTGCACGTGCAGAACACCGGCATCGCTTTCGGACTGTTCCCGGCCGGGCGTGAACTCGGCGGCACACTCGTGCTGACCGCCCTCGGTTTCGCCGCGCTCGCCATCGTTTCGATCTACTTCCGGCGCACGTCCGAACGGGAGCCGCTGCTTCTCCTTTCCCTTTCCCTGGTGCTCGGCGGCGCGGTCGGCAATCTGGTCGACCGCATCCTGCTGCGAGCGGTTACCGACTTCCTGGACGTCTACGTCGGCACGCATCACTGGCCCGCTTTCAACGTTGCCGACAGCGGTGTGACGGTCGGCATCGTCCTGATGCTGGTCCACAGCTTCGTTCCGTCGTTGGGGAACCGGACCACCAAGGCCAGGGCAGGCCGAAGCGACCTGGTCGGCGCCGGCACGTCGAAGTGA
- a CDS encoding ATP-binding protein, giving the protein MTASAGRRGGGTAELRIIFGLFGLAAVLFAVDRWPRSSDEAPLPTRAQTAAMESTYRDLLLDLLADAERAAESVRSTVDVPLGSVEARLSVFEELDRASRTGGRTLVLVGPDGLAQAWGGSGLRHDLPLDRLLPGGISQTAGFTAVSLYAAIDMSAGEGGWRLIVGNSFPTDSLPFPTPFGLRRHGVRWSVRDHSAEPLTPALEALGIRELGPPDGVPGPWLRLRFEPAAEPSSSIGTWFTLVTFALGVGLSVVWLFRRWSARTPARPHPGIATLGLTGIVAATGYGLFRWRIWVTEATGAPPDPGTSFGGPIGDWAVLLAAWLILAAALFWALGWSQGRDWMHVLLTAAAAATGVGLLAEVTHRPALRAVLMENVRAGLDAPPPEGVAAVAERTSAFLAATDLRMLALGDPHELDDHQDLALELWSRSPLAASEMVSALAVIRESPVSTFSYGLPVDSETGGLDAASARWPSGDLPIWQQQRSASDELSLSSAGQEWGTVRFWTAALPKVDVWSPVTSGAGGELQVRLLRGGPDRSRSGSVPSANAELAYVDGAGRPLVSPWQEDWLLPPPSEAVDPRRFLKVETPAGPALAWFSPTDLPGLWIVALLPEEAVAERLWRIATVATRLVLAVSAAAFAVLLISLPTAKLRRRLLPDIRRYSVRLTAVLALIAIVPLTLLNGLLFRNLAARVQAEQEAAGRTALVSLEYVLTDFLLGLEAGFSIDAQLDDELLSWLAEVVGHEVNLYWRGSVYASSKPDLFTAGLMPERIPGNVYSRLALLGHPTAARVQTTRQGTSYLELYTPVSLGEVRPGESGLFVSVPLLAQQEAATRELAALRRQALVVTTALVLLLVTVGARLARGFTRPLVRMIDGADRIAGGAASLGFAPRETELRTLAEAIDGMAARIASARADLVRAQRLEAWAEMARLIAHEVKNPLTPIRLSTEHLRQVWRDAPDRLEEVFDRCTGNILRQVEELARTAGEFSTYSRIPLARPASDDLAEAAREVVEGYGSTAHGAVAVLFESEPGAADAALAFDRRLMQRALRNLIENALRASSKDGEVLVRIEPGGPDGAVALTVSDRGPGVSDSDLERIFEPYFSTSSGGTGLGLPIARRIVQEHGGSITAAARPGGGLSVRIVLPGDQSHESSVGASN; this is encoded by the coding sequence ATGACTGCCTCGGCGGGCCGGCGCGGCGGAGGTACGGCCGAGCTTCGCATCATCTTCGGCCTGTTTGGTCTGGCCGCCGTCCTGTTCGCGGTCGATCGCTGGCCACGGAGCAGCGACGAGGCGCCGCTACCGACGCGCGCCCAGACGGCCGCGATGGAATCCACCTACCGGGACCTGCTGCTGGATTTGCTGGCGGATGCCGAACGCGCGGCCGAGAGTGTCCGCAGCACCGTCGACGTGCCCCTCGGTTCGGTCGAGGCCAGGCTGAGCGTGTTCGAGGAGCTGGACCGGGCCAGCCGTACGGGAGGACGCACCTTGGTTCTGGTCGGTCCCGACGGCCTGGCGCAGGCCTGGGGCGGTTCGGGACTTCGACACGATCTGCCCCTGGATCGGCTGTTGCCTGGAGGCATCAGCCAGACCGCCGGCTTCACGGCGGTTTCGCTCTATGCAGCCATCGACATGAGCGCGGGAGAGGGCGGTTGGCGGCTGATCGTCGGCAACAGCTTCCCGACCGACTCGTTGCCGTTCCCTACGCCCTTCGGACTCAGGCGCCACGGCGTCAGGTGGTCAGTTCGGGATCACTCCGCGGAACCCCTGACCCCCGCTCTCGAGGCACTCGGCATTCGCGAGCTGGGTCCGCCCGATGGCGTTCCCGGACCCTGGCTACGGCTCCGGTTCGAACCCGCGGCCGAGCCGTCCTCGTCCATCGGCACCTGGTTCACTCTGGTGACCTTCGCTCTCGGGGTCGGCCTGTCGGTGGTCTGGCTGTTTCGGCGCTGGAGCGCCCGGACGCCCGCGAGGCCTCACCCGGGGATCGCGACTCTCGGCCTGACCGGCATCGTGGCGGCAACCGGCTACGGTCTCTTCCGGTGGCGGATCTGGGTGACCGAAGCCACCGGTGCGCCGCCGGATCCGGGGACTTCCTTCGGGGGTCCGATCGGTGACTGGGCGGTGTTGCTGGCGGCCTGGCTGATCCTCGCGGCAGCCTTGTTCTGGGCGCTGGGTTGGTCGCAGGGGCGGGACTGGATGCATGTCTTGTTGACGGCTGCCGCGGCGGCCACGGGCGTCGGCCTGCTTGCGGAAGTCACCCACAGGCCGGCGCTGCGCGCAGTGCTCATGGAGAACGTTCGAGCGGGTCTCGATGCTCCGCCTCCGGAGGGAGTCGCGGCAGTTGCGGAAAGGACAAGCGCGTTCCTCGCGGCGACCGACTTGAGAATGCTGGCCCTGGGTGACCCACACGAACTCGACGATCACCAGGACCTGGCTCTGGAACTCTGGAGCCGATCACCCCTGGCGGCTTCCGAGATGGTCTCCGCACTCGCCGTGATCCGCGAGAGCCCGGTTTCAACCTTCTCCTACGGCTTGCCGGTCGATTCGGAAACAGGCGGCCTCGACGCGGCCAGCGCCCGCTGGCCATCGGGTGATCTCCCGATCTGGCAGCAGCAGCGAAGCGCCTCGGACGAGTTGTCGCTGAGCTCCGCCGGGCAGGAATGGGGTACGGTTCGTTTCTGGACGGCGGCACTGCCGAAAGTCGACGTCTGGAGCCCCGTCACGTCGGGCGCCGGTGGTGAGCTTCAGGTACGCCTGCTTCGGGGCGGCCCGGACCGAAGTCGAAGCGGCTCGGTTCCGTCGGCGAATGCGGAACTTGCCTATGTCGACGGCGCCGGCCGTCCCCTCGTCTCGCCGTGGCAGGAAGACTGGCTGTTGCCGCCGCCGTCCGAGGCCGTGGATCCGCGCCGGTTCCTGAAGGTCGAGACCCCCGCGGGACCGGCCCTGGCCTGGTTCAGCCCTACGGATCTGCCGGGCCTCTGGATCGTCGCGCTGCTACCGGAGGAGGCAGTGGCGGAGCGTCTTTGGCGGATCGCCACGGTGGCAACGCGGCTCGTGCTGGCGGTCTCCGCGGCGGCATTCGCCGTTCTCCTGATCAGCCTGCCCACGGCGAAGCTGCGGAGACGCCTGCTACCCGACATCCGGCGCTACTCCGTGCGCCTCACGGCGGTGCTTGCCCTGATCGCCATCGTGCCGCTGACGCTGCTCAATGGTCTCCTCTTCCGGAATCTGGCGGCCCGGGTTCAGGCAGAGCAGGAGGCCGCGGGCCGTACCGCTCTCGTGTCGCTCGAGTACGTTCTGACGGACTTTCTACTCGGTCTGGAAGCAGGTTTCTCGATTGACGCCCAGTTGGACGACGAGCTTCTGTCCTGGCTCGCGGAGGTCGTGGGCCACGAAGTGAACCTGTATTGGCGGGGCAGCGTCTACGCGTCCAGCAAGCCGGACCTCTTCACCGCCGGCCTCATGCCGGAACGGATTCCGGGGAACGTCTACAGCCGGTTGGCCCTGCTTGGCCATCCGACGGCCGCGCGGGTACAAACCACGCGGCAGGGCACGTCGTACCTGGAGCTGTACACGCCGGTGTCTCTGGGGGAAGTGCGCCCGGGAGAGTCGGGGCTGTTCGTGTCCGTGCCGCTGCTGGCGCAACAGGAGGCGGCTACGCGAGAACTGGCCGCCCTCAGGCGGCAGGCCCTGGTCGTCACAACCGCCCTCGTGCTACTGCTGGTCACCGTCGGCGCGCGGCTCGCGCGAGGATTCACCCGTCCGCTGGTGCGAATGATCGACGGCGCCGACCGCATTGCCGGCGGAGCGGCCTCGCTGGGCTTCGCACCGCGGGAAACGGAGCTCAGGACGCTGGCCGAGGCGATCGACGGCATGGCGGCTCGTATCGCGTCGGCGCGGGCCGATCTGGTCCGCGCGCAACGACTCGAGGCCTGGGCCGAGATGGCGCGGTTGATCGCGCACGAAGTGAAGAATCCGCTGACGCCGATCCGGCTCTCGACCGAACACCTGCGACAGGTGTGGCGGGATGCCCCGGACCGCCTGGAGGAAGTATTCGACCGGTGTACCGGCAACATCCTGAGGCAGGTGGAAGAGCTGGCGCGGACCGCGGGCGAGTTCTCGACCTACAGCAGGATCCCGCTCGCCCGACCGGCGTCCGACGATCTGGCGGAAGCGGCTCGGGAAGTCGTCGAGGGGTACGGAAGCACGGCGCATGGGGCAGTGGCCGTCCTTTTCGAGTCGGAGCCTGGAGCGGCGGATGCCGCCCTCGCGTTCGACCGGCGCCTGATGCAGAGAGCGCTGCGCAACCTGATCGAGAACGCCCTCCGGGCCAGCAGCAAGGATGGAGAAGTGCTCGTGAGAATCGAGCCCGGGGGTCCGGACGGCGCAGTCGCCCTGACCGTCTCGGACCGGGGCCCTGGCGTCTCGGACAGCGATCTGGAGCGGATCTTCGAGCCCTACTTCTCGACCTCGAGCGGAGGCACCGGTCTGGGGCTTCCGATCGCTCGCCGGATCGTCCAGGAGCATGGCGGATCGATCACCGCGGCCGCCAGGCCTGGCGGAGGACTCTCGGTTCGCATCGTCCTTCCGGGGGATCAGTCGCACGAATCGTCCGTCGGAGCCTCCAACTGA
- a CDS encoding RluA family pseudouridine synthase, with amino-acid sequence MTSIEAPASAAGQRVDVYLARVLDQPRNRVQGLFRRGLVTAGGSPLKPSYVLRGGEEIAYRLPPPPSERPLAEAGPVSVIHEDEDLLIVDKPAGLIVHPGSGVPGGTLVNRLLHHRPGIAGVGSAERPGIVHRLDAGTSGALAVACSDGAYRRLSRAFAEREVDKVYLAVVYGRPEPPQGEITLPIGRDPAVRTRMAVVSESRGGRPAVSRYRLLAETAGVSLLELEILTGRTHQIRVHCKAIGHPLVGDPTYGEARWRSLEPSMRRPVREFPRPALHALRLTLPGFGGVPSRAFTAQVPEDLQTLCKACRLDQGLAIARQESPGPPAACA; translated from the coding sequence GTGACCTCGATCGAGGCGCCGGCCTCGGCGGCCGGCCAGCGGGTCGACGTCTACCTCGCGCGGGTTCTCGATCAGCCCCGGAACCGGGTTCAGGGTCTTTTCCGCCGCGGTCTTGTCACGGCTGGAGGCTCGCCCCTCAAGCCGTCCTACGTGCTCCGCGGCGGCGAGGAGATCGCCTACCGCCTTCCTCCGCCCCCGTCGGAGCGGCCGCTCGCTGAGGCCGGTCCCGTCTCGGTGATTCATGAGGACGAGGACCTGCTCATCGTGGACAAGCCCGCCGGCCTGATCGTGCACCCCGGAAGCGGCGTGCCGGGAGGCACCTTGGTGAACAGGCTCCTCCACCACCGCCCCGGCATCGCCGGAGTCGGGTCCGCTGAACGGCCCGGCATCGTTCATCGCCTGGACGCGGGCACCAGCGGCGCCCTTGCCGTCGCGTGCAGCGATGGCGCCTACCGGCGGCTGAGCCGCGCCTTTGCCGAACGCGAGGTCGACAAGGTCTATCTGGCCGTGGTCTACGGTCGGCCCGAACCGCCGCAGGGTGAGATCACACTACCGATCGGCCGCGACCCGGCGGTGCGCACCCGCATGGCGGTAGTGAGTGAGTCCAGGGGCGGACGGCCAGCCGTCAGCAGATACCGGCTGTTGGCCGAGACAGCCGGCGTTTCACTGCTGGAACTGGAAATCCTGACCGGCAGAACCCACCAGATCCGGGTTCACTGCAAGGCGATCGGACACCCTCTTGTCGGCGATCCGACCTACGGCGAGGCACGCTGGAGAAGCCTCGAGCCATCCATGCGCCGGCCGGTTCGCGAGTTCCCGCGACCGGCTCTCCACGCTCTGCGGCTCACGCTGCCGGGGTTCGGCGGCGTACCCTCGCGCGCCTTCACCGCTCAGGTGCCCGAAGACCTTCAGACCCTGTGCAAGGCCTGTCGCCTGGATCAGGGGTTGGCGATCGCTCGTCAGGAGTCGCCCGGGCCGCCGGCAGCCTGCGCGTAA
- a CDS encoding TIGR00266 family protein, translated as MSDQIWYVAVDGKQEGPYKAEEIEERIRSGSVARSAHVYRDGMGNWAPVVSEPRFAAAFGTPIPKPPGGVADEIDFVIVGEEMQFVEITLDPGEACIAEAGSFMYMDPGIEMNTIFGDGSERGGGGFMDKLLSAGKRVLTGESLFMTVFGNGAGARRNVAFASPYPGRIIPLDLPAHGNTILCQKDAFLCAAKGVSVGIAFQRKLGAGLFGGEGFILQKLEGDGLAFVHAGGTVVERDLGPGETLRLDTGCLVAFERQVDYDIQTVPGIKTALFGGEGLFFASLTGPGKVWIQSLPFSRLASRVYAAAPQTGGTRKGEGSVLGGLGGLVMGDRR; from the coding sequence ATGAGCGATCAGATCTGGTACGTCGCCGTCGATGGCAAGCAGGAAGGACCGTACAAGGCGGAGGAGATCGAGGAGAGGATCCGTTCCGGCTCAGTCGCGCGCAGCGCTCATGTCTACCGGGACGGCATGGGCAACTGGGCGCCGGTGGTCAGCGAGCCGCGGTTCGCCGCCGCCTTCGGTACGCCGATTCCCAAGCCGCCGGGCGGCGTCGCCGACGAGATCGACTTCGTGATCGTCGGCGAGGAGATGCAGTTCGTCGAGATCACGCTTGATCCGGGCGAGGCCTGTATCGCGGAAGCAGGATCGTTCATGTACATGGACCCCGGCATCGAGATGAACACGATCTTCGGCGACGGTTCGGAGCGTGGCGGCGGCGGCTTCATGGACAAGCTCCTTTCCGCCGGCAAACGGGTTCTGACGGGGGAGTCCCTGTTCATGACGGTATTCGGCAACGGCGCCGGTGCCCGCCGGAACGTGGCGTTCGCCTCGCCCTATCCGGGGCGCATCATTCCCCTCGACCTTCCGGCCCATGGGAACACGATCCTCTGCCAGAAGGACGCCTTCCTCTGTGCCGCCAAGGGCGTATCGGTGGGCATCGCGTTTCAGCGGAAGCTCGGGGCCGGTCTGTTCGGCGGCGAAGGCTTCATCCTCCAGAAGCTGGAGGGAGACGGCCTCGCGTTCGTCCACGCCGGCGGCACGGTGGTCGAGCGCGATCTCGGCCCCGGCGAAACGCTCCGGCTGGACACGGGCTGCCTGGTCGCCTTCGAACGTCAGGTCGACTACGACATCCAGACCGTGCCCGGGATCAAGACCGCGCTGTTCGGCGGCGAGGGGTTGTTCTTCGCCTCCCTGACTGGACCCGGCAAGGTGTGGATCCAGTCGCTTCCGTTCAGCCGGCTGGCGAGCCGGGTCTACGCTGCGGCACCCCAGACCGGCGGGACTCGCAAGGGCGAGGGTTCCGTACTCGGCGGTCTGGGCGGCCTGGTGATGGGCGATCGTCGATAA
- a CDS encoding glutaminyl-peptide cyclotransferase, translated as MRKTLPALSLLSLALLLAPACTPAESSDSSTNDGTGQRQPEPERWLVEILDRRPHNPGAYTQGLLWRDGVIYESTGSYGASSLRSWRWDDGSELARVDLDRDLFGEGLAFVPGTKERLIQLTWRRGVALVWSLDFTELGRMRFDGEGWGLAYDGSELIMSDGTPVLTFRDPETLTVRRRLRVTRSGMPVDDLNELELVDDLLFANLFGSDEIVAVDTESGAVVAMVDASGLLTEEEAEEADVLNGIAYRPDTGTFLLTGKYWPWIFEVRILGYDPPPAQ; from the coding sequence ATGCGCAAGACCCTCCCGGCCCTCAGCCTGTTGAGCTTGGCCCTGCTCCTCGCACCGGCGTGCACGCCGGCCGAGTCGAGCGATTCATCGACGAACGATGGGACTGGCCAGCGGCAGCCGGAACCGGAACGCTGGCTGGTCGAGATCCTGGACCGGCGTCCACACAACCCCGGGGCCTACACACAGGGCCTGCTGTGGCGCGATGGAGTGATCTACGAGAGCACCGGCTCCTATGGCGCCTCGAGCCTGCGCTCATGGCGCTGGGACGACGGTTCGGAACTGGCGCGGGTCGATCTCGACCGTGACCTGTTCGGCGAGGGCCTTGCCTTCGTCCCGGGCACGAAGGAGCGACTGATCCAGTTGACCTGGCGGCGAGGCGTGGCCCTGGTGTGGTCCCTGGACTTCACCGAACTGGGCAGGATGCGGTTCGACGGGGAAGGATGGGGGCTGGCCTACGATGGATCCGAGCTCATCATGAGCGACGGCACACCTGTCCTCACCTTCCGCGATCCCGAAACCCTTACGGTACGGCGGCGATTGCGGGTGACCAGGAGCGGAATGCCCGTTGACGACCTGAACGAACTCGAGCTGGTGGATGATCTGCTCTTCGCGAACCTGTTCGGCAGCGACGAGATCGTCGCCGTCGACACGGAGTCCGGAGCGGTGGTCGCCATGGTCGATGCTTCGGGCCTCCTGACCGAGGAGGAGGCGGAGGAGGCGGACGTCCTCAACGGCATCGCCTACCGGCCGGACACCGGGACCTTCCTGCTGACCGGGAAGTACTGGCCCTGGATCTTTGAAGTGCGGATCCTGGGCTACGATCCGCCGCCCGCCCAATGA
- a CDS encoding thiamine phosphate synthase, whose product MTGLCLLERVRERPRIPELLAISARQLCGGVAGLGTWARSLPAGTAIQLREKDLDQADLIRLGRSLRRAFDGVLIVNGDLEAAVACDADGVHLPSDAPWRELSEGVLQRGLLLGVSTHSVAELEAASESGAHYALFGPVFDTPEKRRFGPAQGLERLRRAVKVGLPVLAVGGVDAGNASAIAHAGAHGVAAIRAFVDQRAAVDLETAWLGAAGTMRPRDASDPQLY is encoded by the coding sequence GTGACCGGGCTCTGCCTGCTCGAGCGCGTGAGAGAGCGGCCCAGGATTCCGGAACTGCTTGCGATCAGTGCCAGGCAACTCTGCGGCGGCGTCGCGGGACTAGGAACCTGGGCCCGGTCACTCCCGGCGGGTACGGCCATCCAGTTGCGCGAGAAGGACCTGGATCAGGCCGACCTGATCCGCCTCGGCCGCAGCCTCCGAAGGGCTTTCGACGGGGTCCTGATCGTGAACGGCGACCTCGAGGCCGCCGTGGCCTGCGATGCCGATGGCGTTCACCTCCCATCCGACGCGCCGTGGCGGGAGTTGAGCGAGGGCGTTCTCCAACGGGGTCTGCTGCTGGGCGTCTCCACGCACAGCGTGGCGGAACTCGAGGCCGCGTCGGAGTCCGGAGCCCACTACGCCCTGTTCGGCCCCGTCTTCGATACTCCGGAGAAGCGGCGCTTCGGCCCGGCCCAGGGTCTGGAGCGGCTTCGGCGGGCTGTGAAGGTCGGCCTGCCGGTGCTCGCCGTCGGCGGTGTCGATGCCGGCAACGCGTCCGCGATCGCCCACGCCGGTGCGCACGGCGTGGCGGCGATCAGGGCCTTTGTCGACCAGCGGGCGGCGGTGGATCTCGAGACCGCCTGGCTCGGGGCGGCTGGTACGATGCGGCCCCGTGACGCCAGTGATCCCCAGCTGTACTGA
- a CDS encoding polymer-forming cytoskeletal protein, which yields MAFFKKDLEETAAEAALTPPGEVRSPSAAPARTYVAPGSHIDGSIAGDAEVLVDGSLAGNVELKGRFVLGRRGRIEADVVAQSVQVSGHVKGDIRASEKIEVLSSGSVEGDLTAPLVSIAEGGICNGRIEMSGTLAIGATPGRSYAQAAGGPGDS from the coding sequence ATGGCGTTCTTCAAGAAGGATCTCGAGGAAACAGCGGCGGAAGCCGCGCTGACGCCTCCCGGGGAGGTGAGGTCGCCTTCGGCCGCGCCCGCGCGCACCTACGTCGCGCCGGGTTCACACATCGACGGCAGCATCGCGGGCGATGCCGAGGTTCTGGTCGACGGCTCTCTGGCGGGGAACGTGGAGCTCAAGGGCCGTTTCGTGCTCGGACGGCGAGGGCGGATCGAGGCTGACGTGGTTGCCCAGTCCGTCCAGGTTTCGGGCCACGTGAAGGGCGATATCCGGGCATCGGAGAAGATCGAAGTGCTGTCGTCGGGCTCCGTTGAGGGCGATCTGACCGCTCCCCTCGTGTCCATCGCCGAGGGGGGTATCTGCAACGGCAGGATCGAGATGAGCGGCACGCTGGCGATCGGCGCGACGCCAGGTCGGAGTTACGCGCAGGCTGCCGGCGGCCCGGGCGACTCCTGA